In Vagococcus hydrophili, one DNA window encodes the following:
- a CDS encoding LytTR family DNA-binding domain-containing protein: MKVTFKIDSSYDEALVEIYASQMTEQIQAIIDICSEGNKQVSALFGYIGERIVPIQEEKIIRFYSQEKKTYCELEDETVIIKEVLYKLEERYSQLIRISNSEMINPDYIKNLELSLTGTIKVNFKNGTCSHTSRRYMKEFKRRLGL; this comes from the coding sequence ATGAAGGTGACTTTTAAGATTGATTCAAGTTACGATGAAGCGTTGGTCGAAATTTATGCCAGTCAGATGACTGAGCAGATTCAAGCGATTATTGATATTTGTTCTGAGGGTAATAAACAAGTATCTGCTTTATTTGGCTATATTGGTGAGCGGATTGTTCCCATTCAAGAGGAGAAGATTATTCGCTTTTATTCACAGGAAAAGAAAACCTATTGTGAGTTGGAAGATGAGACGGTCATTATTAAAGAGGTTCTTTATAAATTAGAAGAGAGATACAGTCAGTTAATCAGAATATCGAACAGTGAAATGATTAATCCAGATTATATAAAAAATCTAGAGTTGTCCTTAACAGGAACGATTAAAGTTAATTTTAAAAATGGTACTTGTAGTCACACGTCTAGAAGGTACATGAAAGAATTCAAAAGGAGGTTAGGGCTATGA
- a CDS encoding histidine kinase dimerization/phospho-acceptor domain-containing protein, giving the protein MGTQLTDIQNQYQTKIDEAKASKDNKRVEELKKEKDKKIQAIIENFTDDNVVKDKIIKEEKDYVEKNKKKIAERIKFQVEDVNKNYRYFYKDETGDVVLTNVLGLNKYSTKQEILDGLSEDKGNKVMVDKARGSIQSFGDADSNSLGLFLNEGRDFEGYSVIKKDSVYDKRIQQGIRDKERFSKLIWVGFLLMIIGVITLFFYLQSDIISGSLFAKGQRIPIDLKLLIFLVSGFFSAMITEAIHPYNYGGLENLQMYAVPIVLSIGLMTLSFMSLKLIWWQLLPKHKTQTGKELVKSSLIYQVLNTVGNIFVKSPMAIKLLLVLCLLGVNAFVVLLIMTSFNYLNPIYLILNLLFLATEAWFLWKYSKVLMKLIKKPAEILLSQEQKVNAELSLAELSHQLEQIDEMIQSSKKDSRQSEQLKTELLTNVSHDLRTPLTSIITYGELLNQPKTTTEDQKKYVEIINQKAKRMKHLIDDLFEVTKMNNGEIILEKSEVNLSQLLQQSVSEYSEELKEHDLKMVFNKPEKDLYATIDGERMWRVFDNLLVNVLKYAMPNTRVYLKIEEQHKQARIELKNISEYELNENAKDLVEKFKRGDSSRHTEGSGLGLAIVNSIVVLHNGQMAIDVDGDMFKIVIRLPL; this is encoded by the coding sequence ATGGGAACCCAGCTAACAGATATTCAAAATCAATATCAAACTAAAATTGATGAAGCAAAAGCAAGTAAGGACAATAAAAGAGTAGAGGAATTAAAAAAAGAAAAAGATAAAAAAATTCAGGCAATTATCGAAAACTTTACCGATGATAATGTTGTCAAAGATAAAATAATTAAAGAAGAAAAGGATTATGTGGAAAAAAACAAGAAAAAAATAGCTGAACGGATTAAGTTTCAGGTGGAAGATGTTAATAAGAATTATCGCTATTTTTATAAAGATGAGACAGGGGATGTTGTTTTAACGAATGTCTTAGGTCTAAATAAATATTCTACTAAGCAAGAAATATTAGATGGCTTATCTGAAGACAAAGGCAATAAAGTAATGGTAGATAAAGCCCGTGGTTCTATTCAGTCGTTTGGAGATGCAGATTCTAATTCACTAGGATTATTTTTAAATGAAGGCCGAGATTTTGAAGGCTATAGTGTGATAAAAAAAGACTCTGTTTATGATAAAAGAATTCAACAAGGAATACGTGATAAAGAACGCTTTAGTAAACTGATTTGGGTAGGTTTTCTCTTAATGATTATAGGTGTGATAACCTTATTCTTTTACCTCCAATCAGATATTATCTCAGGTAGTTTATTTGCTAAAGGTCAAAGAATTCCCATTGATTTGAAATTATTGATCTTTTTAGTAAGTGGGTTCTTTTCAGCAATGATTACAGAGGCAATTCATCCTTATAATTATGGGGGATTAGAAAATTTACAGATGTACGCTGTTCCAATAGTACTTAGTATCGGTTTAATGACATTGAGCTTTATGAGTTTAAAATTAATATGGTGGCAATTATTACCTAAGCATAAAACGCAAACAGGAAAAGAGTTAGTCAAAAGTAGCTTGATTTATCAAGTCTTAAACACTGTTGGCAATATTTTTGTGAAAAGTCCAATGGCGATTAAATTACTCTTAGTTTTATGTTTATTGGGAGTAAATGCTTTTGTTGTTTTGTTAATAATGACAAGTTTTAATTATCTTAATCCTATTTACTTAATATTAAATTTACTATTTTTAGCAACAGAAGCCTGGTTTTTATGGAAATATTCAAAAGTACTGATGAAACTAATAAAAAAACCAGCCGAAATTTTATTGAGCCAAGAACAAAAAGTAAATGCTGAATTAAGTCTAGCGGAGTTATCCCATCAATTAGAACAAATAGATGAGATGATTCAATCATCTAAAAAAGACAGTCGTCAAAGTGAACAACTGAAAACGGAACTGTTAACGAATGTGAGTCATGACTTAAGAACGCCATTAACCTCAATTATTACGTACGGCGAGCTTCTTAATCAACCGAAAACAACGACTGAAGATCAAAAGAAATACGTTGAGATTATTAATCAAAAAGCCAAACGAATGAAACATTTAATTGATGATTTGTTTGAGGTGACGAAGATGAATAACGGCGAGATTATTTTGGAAAAGTCTGAGGTCAATTTAAGCCAGTTATTACAACAATCTGTTTCTGAATACAGTGAAGAACTCAAAGAACATGATTTGAAAATGGTTTTTAATAAGCCAGAAAAAGATCTTTACGCAACTATTGATGGGGAAAGAATGTGGCGCGTTTTTGATAATTTACTTGTCAATGTGCTTAAATATGCGATGCCAAATACACGGGTTTATTTAAAAATTGAGGAACAACATAAGCAAGCTCGTATTGAGTTAAAGAATATTTCAGAGTATGAATTAAATGAAAATGCGAAAGATTTAGTTGAGAAATTTAAACGTGGTGACAGCTCTCGTCACACAGAAGGTTCTGGATTGGGACTTGCGATTGTCAATTCGATTGTGGTTTTACATAATGGACAAATGGCGATTGATGTGGATGGGGATATGTTTAAGATTGTTATACGATTACCACTATAA